A window of Shewanella mesophila contains these coding sequences:
- a CDS encoding inorganic phosphate transporter: MVDVLVTNGPWLIAIAAAFGFLMAWGIGANDVANAMGTSVGSNAITIKQAIIIAMIFEFAGAYLAGGEVTSTIRKGIIDSAYFIDSPELLVYGMIASLLAAGIWLVVASALGWPVSTTHSIVGAIVGFASVGVSADSVAWGKVFGIVGSWIVTPAISGFIAFMIFQSVQKLIFNTDKPLENAKRYVPFYMALAGFVMSLVTIKKGLKHVGLHFTNVEAYALAIAIAVLVGLAGMVAIKRLKMSDKADRQTQFGNVEKVFAILMVVTACCMAFAHGSNDVANAIGPLAAVVSVVNSGGEISSKAPLVWWILPLGAVGIVMGLAIFGKRVMQTIGKNITHLTPSRGFAAELAAASTVVIASGTGLPISTTQTLVGAVLGVGMARGIAAINIGVVRNIVVSWVVTLPAGAALSIVFFFMIKGIFG; encoded by the coding sequence ATGGTTGATGTATTAGTCACCAATGGGCCATGGCTTATTGCTATTGCAGCCGCATTTGGATTTTTAATGGCGTGGGGGATTGGCGCGAACGATGTCGCTAATGCTATGGGAACCTCTGTGGGTTCTAACGCTATTACTATTAAACAAGCGATCATTATTGCAATGATCTTCGAATTTGCCGGTGCTTATCTAGCAGGTGGTGAAGTAACGAGTACGATCCGTAAAGGGATCATCGATTCGGCTTACTTCATCGACTCTCCAGAACTGCTGGTATACGGTATGATTGCCTCTCTTCTTGCTGCAGGTATCTGGCTAGTCGTAGCTTCAGCATTAGGCTGGCCTGTATCGACAACACACTCTATCGTAGGTGCAATCGTTGGTTTCGCCTCTGTTGGTGTGAGCGCAGACTCTGTCGCTTGGGGTAAAGTATTTGGTATTGTTGGCTCATGGATTGTCACACCCGCTATCTCTGGTTTTATCGCCTTTATGATATTCCAAAGTGTGCAAAAGCTGATTTTCAATACCGATAAGCCTCTCGAAAATGCTAAACGTTATGTCCCTTTCTATATGGCACTCGCTGGCTTTGTTATGTCACTGGTTACCATCAAGAAAGGTCTAAAACACGTTGGTCTTCACTTTACTAACGTGGAAGCCTATGCTCTAGCTATTGCTATTGCAGTGCTAGTTGGCTTAGCTGGCATGGTTGCCATCAAGCGCCTAAAAATGAGCGACAAAGCCGACCGTCAAACCCAATTTGGTAACGTTGAGAAAGTGTTCGCTATCTTAATGGTTGTGACAGCATGTTGTATGGCATTCGCTCACGGTTCCAACGATGTTGCTAACGCCATTGGGCCCCTAGCAGCGGTTGTATCGGTTGTTAACAGTGGCGGAGAGATCAGCAGCAAAGCACCGCTTGTTTGGTGGATCCTACCTCTTGGTGCCGTCGGTATCGTGATGGGTCTAGCTATCTTTGGTAAGCGCGTAATGCAAACCATTGGTAAGAACATCACTCACCTGACACCTAGCCGTGGTTTTGCCGCCGAACTAGCAGCAGCTTCTACCGTTGTTATTGCATCGGGTACAGGTCTTCCTATCTCTACTACACAAACCTTAGTCGGTGCGGTATTAGGTGTGGGTATGGCTCGCGGTATTGCTGCTATCAATATTGGCGTTGTACGTAACATCGTCGTATCTTGGGTAGTCACACTACCAGCTGGTGCTGCACTGTCTATCGTGTTCTTCTTTATGATTAAGGGTATCTTCGGATAA